A region from the Bubalus kerabau isolate K-KA32 ecotype Philippines breed swamp buffalo chromosome 23, PCC_UOA_SB_1v2, whole genome shotgun sequence genome encodes:
- the E4F1 gene encoding transcription factor E4F1 isoform X3: MEGAMAVRVTAAHTAEARAEAGREAGEGGVAAAAAALAPGGFLGLPAPFSEEDEDDVHRCGRCQAEFTALEDFVQHKLQKACQRAPQEALPATPAAALLGREVAPGAAGSEEPITVAHIVVEAAALAGDINHSPDIVGGGHIKEVIVASEAEPGDSEVAEGPGSPSGRGPRLAAEGEQAQVKLLVNKEGRYVCMLCHKTFKTGSILKAHMVTHSSRKDHECKLCGASFRTKGSLIRHHRRHTDERPYKCAKCGKSFRESGALTRHLKSLTPCTEKIRFSMSKDVVVGKEDVPAGSGASTVGAVTPSSAGEPMETSPVIHLVTDAKGTVIHEVHVQMQELPLGMKALAPEPTSPQELPCSSEGGRENLLHQAMQNSGIVLERAPGEEGALGPATPTVSSPQSPGDAAPELPLLEVEQQVAGEASSVPRTHPCPQCSETFPTAATLEAHKRGHAGPRPFTCPQCGKAFPKAYLLKKHQEVHVHERRFRCGDCGKLYKTIAHVRGHRRVHSDERPYPCPECGKCYKTKNAQQVHFRTHLEEKPHVCPFCSRGFREKGSLVRHVRHHTGEKPFKCYKCGRGFAEHGTLNRHLRTKGGCLLEVEELLVSEESPTAAAAVLTEDPHTVLVEFSSVVADTQEYIIEATADDAETSEATEIIEGTQTEVDSHIMKVVQQIVHQASAGHQIIVQNVTMDQEARLGPEAAAADTITIATPESLTEQVAMTLASAISEGTVLTARSGTGGAEQATVTMVSSEDIEILEHAGELVIASPEGQLEVQTVIV; encoded by the exons ATGGAGGGCGCGATGGCAGTGCGGGTGACGGCCGCGCATACGGCAGAAGCCCGGGCCGAAGCCGGGCGGGAAGCGGGCGAGGGCGGGgtcgcggcggcggcggcggccttgGCCCCTGGTGGCTTTCTCGGCCTCCCGGCGCCCTTCAGCGAGGAAG ATGAGGACGATGTGCACAGATGCGGCCGCTGCCAGGCAGAGTTCACCGCCCTGGAGGACTTCGTTCAGCACAAACTCCAGAAAGCTTGCCAGCGGGCACCTCAGGAGGCCCTGCCCGCCACCCCGGCGGCCGCACTGCTGGGTCGGGAG GTGGCACCAGGAGCAGCTGGCTCAGAGGAGCCCATCACTGTGGCCCACATCGTGGTGGAGGCGGCCGCGCTTGCAGGAGACATTAACCACTCGCCTGACATAGTTG GAGGCGGACACATCAAAGAGGTCATCGTGGCCTCAGAGGCAGAGCCGGGGGACAGCGAGGTGGCCGAGGGCCCAGGCAGCCCCAGTGGGCGGGGGCCCAGGCTCGCTGCGGAGGGCGAGCAGGCCCAGGTCAAACTGCTGGTGAACAAGGAAGGCCGCTACGTGTGCATGCTCTGCCACAAGACCTTCAAGACG GGCAGCATCCTCAAGGCCCACATGGTCACGCACAGCAGCCGCAAGGACCACGAGTGCAAACTGTGTGGGGCCTCCTTCCGGACCAAAGGCTCGCTCATCCGGCACCACCGGAGGCACACAG ACGAGCGCCCCTATAAGTGTGCCAAGTGTGGGAAGAGCTTCCGGGAGTCGGGGGCACTGACCCGGCACCTGAAGTCTCTCACCCCGTGTACAGAGAAAATCCGCTTCAGCATGAGCAAAGACGTGGTCGTCGGCAAAGAGGACGTGCCTGCAG GGTCCGGTGCCTCCACTGTGGGGGCTGTCACCCCGTCGTCGGCAGGTGAGCCCATGGAGACATCGCCGGTGATTCACCTGGTGACAGATGCCAAGGGCACCGTCATCCATGAAGTCCACGTCCAGATGCAAGAGCTTCCCCTGGGCATGAAGGCCCTCGCCCCGGAG cccaccagcccccaGGAGCTTCCCTGCTCCAGCGAGGGTGGCCGCGAGAACCTTCTGCACCAAGCCATGCAGAACTCCGGCATCGTCCTCGAGCGGGCcccaggggaggagggggcccTGGGGCCAGCCACCCCCACCGTGTCCAGTCCCCAGTCGCCAGGAGACGCTGCCCCGGAACTGCCGCTGCTGGAGGTGGAGCAG CAGGTGGCCGGCGAGGCCTCGTCTGTGCCCAGGACCCACCCGTGCCCTCAGTGCAGTGAGACCTTCCCAACGGCGGCCACCCTGGAGGCCCACAAAAGAGGCCATGCAG GGCCGAGGCCCTTCACGTGCCCGCAGTGTGGCAAGGCCTTCCCCAAGGCCTACCTGCTCAAGAAGCACCAGGAGGTCCACGTGCATGAGCGCCGCTTCCGCTGCGGCGACTGCGGGAAGCTCTACAAGACCATCGCCCATGTCCGTGGCCACCGGCGCGTCCACTCGGACGAGCGGCCCTACCCCTGTCCTGAGTGCGGCAAGTGCTACAAGACCAAG AACGCCCAGCAGGTGCACTTCCGGACACACCTGGAGGAGAAGCCGCATGTGTGCCCGTTCTGCAGCCGCGGCTTCCGGGAGAAGGGCTCGCTGGTGCGGCACGTGCGGCACCACACGGGCGAGAAGCCCTTCAAGTGCTACAAGTGTGGCCGCGGCTTCGCCGAGCATGGCACGCTCAACCGGCACCTGCGGACCAAAG GGGGCTGCCTGCTGGAGGTGGAGGAGCTGCTGGTGTCTGAGGAGAGCCCCACTGCGGCCGCCGCCGTCCTGACTGAGGACCCACACACCGTGTTGGTCGAGTTCTCGTCCGTGGTAGCCGACACGCAGGAGTACATCATAGAG GCCACTGCAGATGATGCAGAGACCAGCGAAGCCACAGAGATCATCGAGGGCACCCAGACggag GTGGACAGTCACATCATGAAGGTGGTGCAGCAGATAGTGCACCAGGCCAGCGCTGGGCACCAGATCATCGTGCAGAACGTGACCATGGACCAGGAGGCGCGGCTGGGCCCGGAGGCGGCCGCGGCCGACACCATCACCATCGCCACCCCCGAGAGCCTGACGGAGCAGGTGGCCATGACGCTGGCCTCGGCCATCAGCGAGGGCACTGTGCTTACGGCCCGCTCGGGCACCGGTGGCGCTGAGCAGGCCACTGTGACCATGGTTTCATCGGAGGACATTGAGATCCTGGAGCATGCTGGCGAGCTAGTTATCGCCTCCCCGGAGGGCCAGCTTGAGGTGCAGACGGTCATTGTCTAA
- the E4F1 gene encoding transcription factor E4F1 isoform X2, with the protein MEGAMAVRVTAAHTAEARAEAGREAGEGGVAAAAAALAPGGFLGLPAPFSEEDEDDVHRCGRCQAEFTALEDFVQHKLQKACQRAPQEALPATPAAALLGREVAPGAAGSEEPITVAHIVVEAAALAGDINHSPDIVGGGHIKEVIVASEAEPGDSEVAEGPGSPSGRGPRLAAEGEQAQVKLLVNKEGRYVCMLCHKTFKTGSILKAHMVTHSSRKDHECKLCGASFRTKGSLIRHHRRHTDERPYKCAKCGKSFRESGALTRHLKSLTPCTEKIRFSMSKDVVVGKEDVPAGSGASTVGAVTPSSAGEPMETSPVIHLVTDAKGTVIHEVHVQMQELPLGMKALAPEPTSPQELPCSSEGGRENLLHQAMQNSGIVLERAPGEEGALGPATPTVSSPQSPGDAAPELPLLEVEQVETVAGEASSVPRTHPCPQCSETFPTAATLEAHKRGHAGPRPFTCPQCGKAFPKAYLLKKHQEVHVHERRFRCGDCGKLYKTIAHVRGHRRVHSDERPYPCPECGKCYKTKNAQQVHFRTHLEEKPHVCPFCSRGFREKGSLVRHVRHHTGEKPFKCYKCGRGFAEHGTLNRHLRTKGGCLLEVEELLVSEESPTAAAAVLTEDPHTVLVEFSSVVADTQEYIIEATADDAETSEATEIIEGTQTEVDSHIMKVVQQIVHQASAGHQIIVQNVTMDQEARLGPEAAAADTITIATPESLTEQVAMTLASAISEGTVLTARSGTGGAEQATVTMVSSEDIEILEHAGELVIASPEGQLEVQTVIV; encoded by the exons ATGGAGGGCGCGATGGCAGTGCGGGTGACGGCCGCGCATACGGCAGAAGCCCGGGCCGAAGCCGGGCGGGAAGCGGGCGAGGGCGGGgtcgcggcggcggcggcggccttgGCCCCTGGTGGCTTTCTCGGCCTCCCGGCGCCCTTCAGCGAGGAAG ATGAGGACGATGTGCACAGATGCGGCCGCTGCCAGGCAGAGTTCACCGCCCTGGAGGACTTCGTTCAGCACAAACTCCAGAAAGCTTGCCAGCGGGCACCTCAGGAGGCCCTGCCCGCCACCCCGGCGGCCGCACTGCTGGGTCGGGAG GTGGCACCAGGAGCAGCTGGCTCAGAGGAGCCCATCACTGTGGCCCACATCGTGGTGGAGGCGGCCGCGCTTGCAGGAGACATTAACCACTCGCCTGACATAGTTG GAGGCGGACACATCAAAGAGGTCATCGTGGCCTCAGAGGCAGAGCCGGGGGACAGCGAGGTGGCCGAGGGCCCAGGCAGCCCCAGTGGGCGGGGGCCCAGGCTCGCTGCGGAGGGCGAGCAGGCCCAGGTCAAACTGCTGGTGAACAAGGAAGGCCGCTACGTGTGCATGCTCTGCCACAAGACCTTCAAGACG GGCAGCATCCTCAAGGCCCACATGGTCACGCACAGCAGCCGCAAGGACCACGAGTGCAAACTGTGTGGGGCCTCCTTCCGGACCAAAGGCTCGCTCATCCGGCACCACCGGAGGCACACAG ACGAGCGCCCCTATAAGTGTGCCAAGTGTGGGAAGAGCTTCCGGGAGTCGGGGGCACTGACCCGGCACCTGAAGTCTCTCACCCCGTGTACAGAGAAAATCCGCTTCAGCATGAGCAAAGACGTGGTCGTCGGCAAAGAGGACGTGCCTGCAG GGTCCGGTGCCTCCACTGTGGGGGCTGTCACCCCGTCGTCGGCAGGTGAGCCCATGGAGACATCGCCGGTGATTCACCTGGTGACAGATGCCAAGGGCACCGTCATCCATGAAGTCCACGTCCAGATGCAAGAGCTTCCCCTGGGCATGAAGGCCCTCGCCCCGGAG cccaccagcccccaGGAGCTTCCCTGCTCCAGCGAGGGTGGCCGCGAGAACCTTCTGCACCAAGCCATGCAGAACTCCGGCATCGTCCTCGAGCGGGCcccaggggaggagggggcccTGGGGCCAGCCACCCCCACCGTGTCCAGTCCCCAGTCGCCAGGAGACGCTGCCCCGGAACTGCCGCTGCTGGAGGTGGAGCAGGTGGAGACA GTGGCCGGCGAGGCCTCGTCTGTGCCCAGGACCCACCCGTGCCCTCAGTGCAGTGAGACCTTCCCAACGGCGGCCACCCTGGAGGCCCACAAAAGAGGCCATGCAG GGCCGAGGCCCTTCACGTGCCCGCAGTGTGGCAAGGCCTTCCCCAAGGCCTACCTGCTCAAGAAGCACCAGGAGGTCCACGTGCATGAGCGCCGCTTCCGCTGCGGCGACTGCGGGAAGCTCTACAAGACCATCGCCCATGTCCGTGGCCACCGGCGCGTCCACTCGGACGAGCGGCCCTACCCCTGTCCTGAGTGCGGCAAGTGCTACAAGACCAAG AACGCCCAGCAGGTGCACTTCCGGACACACCTGGAGGAGAAGCCGCATGTGTGCCCGTTCTGCAGCCGCGGCTTCCGGGAGAAGGGCTCGCTGGTGCGGCACGTGCGGCACCACACGGGCGAGAAGCCCTTCAAGTGCTACAAGTGTGGCCGCGGCTTCGCCGAGCATGGCACGCTCAACCGGCACCTGCGGACCAAAG GGGGCTGCCTGCTGGAGGTGGAGGAGCTGCTGGTGTCTGAGGAGAGCCCCACTGCGGCCGCCGCCGTCCTGACTGAGGACCCACACACCGTGTTGGTCGAGTTCTCGTCCGTGGTAGCCGACACGCAGGAGTACATCATAGAG GCCACTGCAGATGATGCAGAGACCAGCGAAGCCACAGAGATCATCGAGGGCACCCAGACggag GTGGACAGTCACATCATGAAGGTGGTGCAGCAGATAGTGCACCAGGCCAGCGCTGGGCACCAGATCATCGTGCAGAACGTGACCATGGACCAGGAGGCGCGGCTGGGCCCGGAGGCGGCCGCGGCCGACACCATCACCATCGCCACCCCCGAGAGCCTGACGGAGCAGGTGGCCATGACGCTGGCCTCGGCCATCAGCGAGGGCACTGTGCTTACGGCCCGCTCGGGCACCGGTGGCGCTGAGCAGGCCACTGTGACCATGGTTTCATCGGAGGACATTGAGATCCTGGAGCATGCTGGCGAGCTAGTTATCGCCTCCCCGGAGGGCCAGCTTGAGGTGCAGACGGTCATTGTCTAA
- the E4F1 gene encoding transcription factor E4F1 isoform X4, with product MEGAMAVRVTAAHTAEARAEAGREAGEGGVAAAAAALAPGGFLGLPAPFSEEDEDDVHRCGRCQAEFTALEDFVQHKLQKACQRAPQEALPATPAAALLGREVAPGAAGSEEPITVAHIVVEAAALAGDINHSPDIVGGGHIKEVIVASEAEPGDSEVAEGPGSPSGRGPRLAAEGEQAQVKLLVNKEGRYVCMLCHKTFKTGSILKAHMVTHSSRKDHECKLCGASFRTKGSLIRHHRRHTDERPYKCAKCGKSFRESGALTRHLKSLTPCTEKIRFSMSKDVVVGKEDVPAGSGASTVGAVTPSSAGEPMETSPVIHLVTDAKGTVIHEVHVQMQELPLGMKALAPEPTSPQELPCSSEGGRENLLHQAMQNSGIVLERAPGEEGALGPATPTVSSPQSPGDAAPELPLLEVEQVAGEASSVPRTHPCPQCSETFPTAATLEAHKRGHAGPRPFTCPQCGKAFPKAYLLKKHQEVHVHERRFRCGDCGKLYKTIAHVRGHRRVHSDERPYPCPECGKCYKTKNAQQVHFRTHLEEKPHVCPFCSRGFREKGSLVRHVRHHTGEKPFKCYKCGRGFAEHGTLNRHLRTKGGCLLEVEELLVSEESPTAAAAVLTEDPHTVLVEFSSVVADTQEYIIEATADDAETSEATEIIEGTQTEVDSHIMKVVQQIVHQASAGHQIIVQNVTMDQEARLGPEAAAADTITIATPESLTEQVAMTLASAISEGTVLTARSGTGGAEQATVTMVSSEDIEILEHAGELVIASPEGQLEVQTVIV from the exons ATGGAGGGCGCGATGGCAGTGCGGGTGACGGCCGCGCATACGGCAGAAGCCCGGGCCGAAGCCGGGCGGGAAGCGGGCGAGGGCGGGgtcgcggcggcggcggcggccttgGCCCCTGGTGGCTTTCTCGGCCTCCCGGCGCCCTTCAGCGAGGAAG ATGAGGACGATGTGCACAGATGCGGCCGCTGCCAGGCAGAGTTCACCGCCCTGGAGGACTTCGTTCAGCACAAACTCCAGAAAGCTTGCCAGCGGGCACCTCAGGAGGCCCTGCCCGCCACCCCGGCGGCCGCACTGCTGGGTCGGGAG GTGGCACCAGGAGCAGCTGGCTCAGAGGAGCCCATCACTGTGGCCCACATCGTGGTGGAGGCGGCCGCGCTTGCAGGAGACATTAACCACTCGCCTGACATAGTTG GAGGCGGACACATCAAAGAGGTCATCGTGGCCTCAGAGGCAGAGCCGGGGGACAGCGAGGTGGCCGAGGGCCCAGGCAGCCCCAGTGGGCGGGGGCCCAGGCTCGCTGCGGAGGGCGAGCAGGCCCAGGTCAAACTGCTGGTGAACAAGGAAGGCCGCTACGTGTGCATGCTCTGCCACAAGACCTTCAAGACG GGCAGCATCCTCAAGGCCCACATGGTCACGCACAGCAGCCGCAAGGACCACGAGTGCAAACTGTGTGGGGCCTCCTTCCGGACCAAAGGCTCGCTCATCCGGCACCACCGGAGGCACACAG ACGAGCGCCCCTATAAGTGTGCCAAGTGTGGGAAGAGCTTCCGGGAGTCGGGGGCACTGACCCGGCACCTGAAGTCTCTCACCCCGTGTACAGAGAAAATCCGCTTCAGCATGAGCAAAGACGTGGTCGTCGGCAAAGAGGACGTGCCTGCAG GGTCCGGTGCCTCCACTGTGGGGGCTGTCACCCCGTCGTCGGCAGGTGAGCCCATGGAGACATCGCCGGTGATTCACCTGGTGACAGATGCCAAGGGCACCGTCATCCATGAAGTCCACGTCCAGATGCAAGAGCTTCCCCTGGGCATGAAGGCCCTCGCCCCGGAG cccaccagcccccaGGAGCTTCCCTGCTCCAGCGAGGGTGGCCGCGAGAACCTTCTGCACCAAGCCATGCAGAACTCCGGCATCGTCCTCGAGCGGGCcccaggggaggagggggcccTGGGGCCAGCCACCCCCACCGTGTCCAGTCCCCAGTCGCCAGGAGACGCTGCCCCGGAACTGCCGCTGCTGGAGGTGGAGCAG GTGGCCGGCGAGGCCTCGTCTGTGCCCAGGACCCACCCGTGCCCTCAGTGCAGTGAGACCTTCCCAACGGCGGCCACCCTGGAGGCCCACAAAAGAGGCCATGCAG GGCCGAGGCCCTTCACGTGCCCGCAGTGTGGCAAGGCCTTCCCCAAGGCCTACCTGCTCAAGAAGCACCAGGAGGTCCACGTGCATGAGCGCCGCTTCCGCTGCGGCGACTGCGGGAAGCTCTACAAGACCATCGCCCATGTCCGTGGCCACCGGCGCGTCCACTCGGACGAGCGGCCCTACCCCTGTCCTGAGTGCGGCAAGTGCTACAAGACCAAG AACGCCCAGCAGGTGCACTTCCGGACACACCTGGAGGAGAAGCCGCATGTGTGCCCGTTCTGCAGCCGCGGCTTCCGGGAGAAGGGCTCGCTGGTGCGGCACGTGCGGCACCACACGGGCGAGAAGCCCTTCAAGTGCTACAAGTGTGGCCGCGGCTTCGCCGAGCATGGCACGCTCAACCGGCACCTGCGGACCAAAG GGGGCTGCCTGCTGGAGGTGGAGGAGCTGCTGGTGTCTGAGGAGAGCCCCACTGCGGCCGCCGCCGTCCTGACTGAGGACCCACACACCGTGTTGGTCGAGTTCTCGTCCGTGGTAGCCGACACGCAGGAGTACATCATAGAG GCCACTGCAGATGATGCAGAGACCAGCGAAGCCACAGAGATCATCGAGGGCACCCAGACggag GTGGACAGTCACATCATGAAGGTGGTGCAGCAGATAGTGCACCAGGCCAGCGCTGGGCACCAGATCATCGTGCAGAACGTGACCATGGACCAGGAGGCGCGGCTGGGCCCGGAGGCGGCCGCGGCCGACACCATCACCATCGCCACCCCCGAGAGCCTGACGGAGCAGGTGGCCATGACGCTGGCCTCGGCCATCAGCGAGGGCACTGTGCTTACGGCCCGCTCGGGCACCGGTGGCGCTGAGCAGGCCACTGTGACCATGGTTTCATCGGAGGACATTGAGATCCTGGAGCATGCTGGCGAGCTAGTTATCGCCTCCCCGGAGGGCCAGCTTGAGGTGCAGACGGTCATTGTCTAA
- the E4F1 gene encoding transcription factor E4F1 isoform X1 has protein sequence MEGAMAVRVTAAHTAEARAEAGREAGEGGVAAAAAALAPGGFLGLPAPFSEEDEDDVHRCGRCQAEFTALEDFVQHKLQKACQRAPQEALPATPAAALLGREVAPGAAGSEEPITVAHIVVEAAALAGDINHSPDIVGGGHIKEVIVASEAEPGDSEVAEGPGSPSGRGPRLAAEGEQAQVKLLVNKEGRYVCMLCHKTFKTGSILKAHMVTHSSRKDHECKLCGASFRTKGSLIRHHRRHTDERPYKCAKCGKSFRESGALTRHLKSLTPCTEKIRFSMSKDVVVGKEDVPAGSGASTVGAVTPSSAGEPMETSPVIHLVTDAKGTVIHEVHVQMQELPLGMKALAPEPTSPQELPCSSEGGRENLLHQAMQNSGIVLERAPGEEGALGPATPTVSSPQSPGDAAPELPLLEVEQVETQVAGEASSVPRTHPCPQCSETFPTAATLEAHKRGHAGPRPFTCPQCGKAFPKAYLLKKHQEVHVHERRFRCGDCGKLYKTIAHVRGHRRVHSDERPYPCPECGKCYKTKNAQQVHFRTHLEEKPHVCPFCSRGFREKGSLVRHVRHHTGEKPFKCYKCGRGFAEHGTLNRHLRTKGGCLLEVEELLVSEESPTAAAAVLTEDPHTVLVEFSSVVADTQEYIIEATADDAETSEATEIIEGTQTEVDSHIMKVVQQIVHQASAGHQIIVQNVTMDQEARLGPEAAAADTITIATPESLTEQVAMTLASAISEGTVLTARSGTGGAEQATVTMVSSEDIEILEHAGELVIASPEGQLEVQTVIV, from the exons ATGGAGGGCGCGATGGCAGTGCGGGTGACGGCCGCGCATACGGCAGAAGCCCGGGCCGAAGCCGGGCGGGAAGCGGGCGAGGGCGGGgtcgcggcggcggcggcggccttgGCCCCTGGTGGCTTTCTCGGCCTCCCGGCGCCCTTCAGCGAGGAAG ATGAGGACGATGTGCACAGATGCGGCCGCTGCCAGGCAGAGTTCACCGCCCTGGAGGACTTCGTTCAGCACAAACTCCAGAAAGCTTGCCAGCGGGCACCTCAGGAGGCCCTGCCCGCCACCCCGGCGGCCGCACTGCTGGGTCGGGAG GTGGCACCAGGAGCAGCTGGCTCAGAGGAGCCCATCACTGTGGCCCACATCGTGGTGGAGGCGGCCGCGCTTGCAGGAGACATTAACCACTCGCCTGACATAGTTG GAGGCGGACACATCAAAGAGGTCATCGTGGCCTCAGAGGCAGAGCCGGGGGACAGCGAGGTGGCCGAGGGCCCAGGCAGCCCCAGTGGGCGGGGGCCCAGGCTCGCTGCGGAGGGCGAGCAGGCCCAGGTCAAACTGCTGGTGAACAAGGAAGGCCGCTACGTGTGCATGCTCTGCCACAAGACCTTCAAGACG GGCAGCATCCTCAAGGCCCACATGGTCACGCACAGCAGCCGCAAGGACCACGAGTGCAAACTGTGTGGGGCCTCCTTCCGGACCAAAGGCTCGCTCATCCGGCACCACCGGAGGCACACAG ACGAGCGCCCCTATAAGTGTGCCAAGTGTGGGAAGAGCTTCCGGGAGTCGGGGGCACTGACCCGGCACCTGAAGTCTCTCACCCCGTGTACAGAGAAAATCCGCTTCAGCATGAGCAAAGACGTGGTCGTCGGCAAAGAGGACGTGCCTGCAG GGTCCGGTGCCTCCACTGTGGGGGCTGTCACCCCGTCGTCGGCAGGTGAGCCCATGGAGACATCGCCGGTGATTCACCTGGTGACAGATGCCAAGGGCACCGTCATCCATGAAGTCCACGTCCAGATGCAAGAGCTTCCCCTGGGCATGAAGGCCCTCGCCCCGGAG cccaccagcccccaGGAGCTTCCCTGCTCCAGCGAGGGTGGCCGCGAGAACCTTCTGCACCAAGCCATGCAGAACTCCGGCATCGTCCTCGAGCGGGCcccaggggaggagggggcccTGGGGCCAGCCACCCCCACCGTGTCCAGTCCCCAGTCGCCAGGAGACGCTGCCCCGGAACTGCCGCTGCTGGAGGTGGAGCAGGTGGAGACA CAGGTGGCCGGCGAGGCCTCGTCTGTGCCCAGGACCCACCCGTGCCCTCAGTGCAGTGAGACCTTCCCAACGGCGGCCACCCTGGAGGCCCACAAAAGAGGCCATGCAG GGCCGAGGCCCTTCACGTGCCCGCAGTGTGGCAAGGCCTTCCCCAAGGCCTACCTGCTCAAGAAGCACCAGGAGGTCCACGTGCATGAGCGCCGCTTCCGCTGCGGCGACTGCGGGAAGCTCTACAAGACCATCGCCCATGTCCGTGGCCACCGGCGCGTCCACTCGGACGAGCGGCCCTACCCCTGTCCTGAGTGCGGCAAGTGCTACAAGACCAAG AACGCCCAGCAGGTGCACTTCCGGACACACCTGGAGGAGAAGCCGCATGTGTGCCCGTTCTGCAGCCGCGGCTTCCGGGAGAAGGGCTCGCTGGTGCGGCACGTGCGGCACCACACGGGCGAGAAGCCCTTCAAGTGCTACAAGTGTGGCCGCGGCTTCGCCGAGCATGGCACGCTCAACCGGCACCTGCGGACCAAAG GGGGCTGCCTGCTGGAGGTGGAGGAGCTGCTGGTGTCTGAGGAGAGCCCCACTGCGGCCGCCGCCGTCCTGACTGAGGACCCACACACCGTGTTGGTCGAGTTCTCGTCCGTGGTAGCCGACACGCAGGAGTACATCATAGAG GCCACTGCAGATGATGCAGAGACCAGCGAAGCCACAGAGATCATCGAGGGCACCCAGACggag GTGGACAGTCACATCATGAAGGTGGTGCAGCAGATAGTGCACCAGGCCAGCGCTGGGCACCAGATCATCGTGCAGAACGTGACCATGGACCAGGAGGCGCGGCTGGGCCCGGAGGCGGCCGCGGCCGACACCATCACCATCGCCACCCCCGAGAGCCTGACGGAGCAGGTGGCCATGACGCTGGCCTCGGCCATCAGCGAGGGCACTGTGCTTACGGCCCGCTCGGGCACCGGTGGCGCTGAGCAGGCCACTGTGACCATGGTTTCATCGGAGGACATTGAGATCCTGGAGCATGCTGGCGAGCTAGTTATCGCCTCCCCGGAGGGCCAGCTTGAGGTGCAGACGGTCATTGTCTAA
- the DNASE1L2 gene encoding LOW QUALITY PROTEIN: deoxyribonuclease-1-like 2 (The sequence of the model RefSeq protein was modified relative to this genomic sequence to represent the inferred CDS: substituted 1 base at 1 genomic stop codon), giving the protein MKSGLVCPTPGPRSHPAVSVPLRPPMGGPLTLLAMLWALGSARAQALRIGAFNIQSFGDSKVSDPGCGGVIAQILAGYDVMLVQEVRDPDLSAVSALMEQINSVSRHEYNFVSSEPLGRDQYKEMYLFVYRKDTVSVVDTYQYPDAEDAFSREPFVVKFSAPSSGEAPPPPPAPPRPAAGPXHPVSPAATKELVLIPLHAAPHHAVAEIDALYDVYLDVIDKWGTDDILFLGDFNADCKYVREQDWPAIRLRSSEVFKWLIPDSADTTVGNSDCAYDRIVVCGSRLRKSLKHQSATVHDFQEEFGLDQTQALAISDHFPVEVTLKSD; this is encoded by the exons ATGAAGAGTGGGCTGGTGTGTCCCACTCCAGGTCCGCGCTCACACCCGGCCGTGTCTGTCCCTCTAAGACCGCCCATGGGCGGGCCCCTGACCTTACTGGCCATGCTCTGGGCGCTGGGGTCTGCCAGAGCCCAGGCGCTGCGCATCGGAGCTTTCAACATCCAGAGCTTCGGAGACAGCAAAGTGTCGGACCCAGGCTGCGGCGGCGTCATTGCGCAA ATCCTGGCTGGCTATGACGTCATGCTCGTGCAGGAGGTGCGAGATCCCGACCTGAGCGCCGTGTCCGCGCTCATGGAGCAGATCAACAG CGTGTCCAGGCACGAGTACAACTTCGTGAGCAGTGAGCCCCTGGGTCGGGACCAGTATAAGGAAATGTACCTGTTCGTCTACAG GAAGGACACGGTGTCGGTCGTGGACACGTACCAGTACCCGGACGCTGAGGACGCCTTCAGCCGGGAGCCGTTCGTGGTCAAGTTCTCGGCACCCAGCTCCGgtgaggccccgcccccgccgccggccccgccccgccccgccgccggCCCCTGACACCCAGTCTCTCCTGCAGCCACCAAGGAGTTGGTGTTGATTCCGCTGCACGCGGCGCCGCACCACGCTGTGGCCGAGATCGATGCGCTCTACGACGTGTACCTGGACGTGATCGACAAGTGGGGCACCGAC GACATCCTGTTTCTGGGCGACTTCAACGCCGACTGCAAATACGTGCGGGAGCAGGACTGGCCGGCCATCCGCCTGCGCAGCAGCGAGGTCTTCAAGTGGCTCATCCCGGACAGCGCCGACACCACGGTGGGCAACTCGGACTGCGCCTACGACCGCATCGTGGTCTGTGGCTCCCGCCTGCGCAAGAGCCTGAAGCATCAGTCAGCCACCGTGCACGACTTCCAGGAGGAATTCGGCCTGGACCAGACTCAG gccctggccaTCAGTGACCATTTTCCTGTGGAGGTGACCCTCAAGTCCGACTGA